A stretch of Chitinophaga caeni DNA encodes these proteins:
- a CDS encoding RagB/SusD family nutrient uptake outer membrane protein: MNKNKKLIYKCLAVLGISGMMMMTACEKDLEYVSYGDLNAVIKTPEGANAALSAAYSGLAGGTDWQGGWCAGTYGWRTQAMMTTDEGVCAWGNDWSKMQTLNFTPDFDWVTHNYGRYLPYISRIAITMDNIQNLSMDEDLKSRYIAELKGLRAHYAELLYFAYGPLTIITDPVIAADPNAAPVPRPTSEQMAAQIEKDYLEAAEVLPDKFTGNDYGRFSKAAALTGLMKLYMHDKQWDKAVTVGQQIKTLGYSLDENYEDVFSIKNKGGASNEIILPIVCTATGGDQYTNMWLAHALPADYKDPSGINLTAWGGYKMPWKSYDKFDPADKRLNVLLEEYPVGKDPAGNTIYKNARTAGDIGAVPVKFAPDPSKANAQKSAVDFPVYRYADVLLMLAESINESNGGPNQEAYDAINAVRHRAGVDSIPMGLNKTQFLDKVKDERLFELWGEGWRRDDLIRWNMFIQRAVDDGSATAEPYKVLYPLPRSAVNQSNGVIKQNEFYN; this comes from the coding sequence ATGAACAAGAATAAAAAATTGATATATAAATGTTTGGCAGTGCTGGGGATTTCCGGGATGATGATGATGACTGCCTGTGAAAAGGATTTAGAATACGTGAGCTATGGAGATTTGAACGCGGTGATTAAAACCCCCGAAGGCGCCAACGCGGCATTAAGCGCCGCTTATTCCGGCCTGGCTGGCGGAACCGATTGGCAAGGTGGTTGGTGCGCGGGAACGTACGGCTGGAGAACACAAGCCATGATGACAACGGACGAAGGGGTTTGCGCCTGGGGAAATGATTGGAGCAAGATGCAAACCTTGAACTTTACACCCGATTTTGATTGGGTTACGCATAATTACGGCCGTTACCTACCTTATATTTCCCGTATCGCCATAACGATGGACAATATTCAGAATCTTAGCATGGACGAGGATTTAAAGTCGAGATACATAGCGGAATTAAAAGGACTCAGAGCGCATTATGCAGAATTATTATACTTCGCTTACGGCCCTTTAACTATCATTACCGACCCGGTTATTGCTGCTGATCCGAATGCTGCACCCGTACCGAGGCCAACCAGCGAACAGATGGCTGCACAGATAGAAAAGGATTACCTGGAAGCTGCGGAAGTATTGCCCGACAAGTTTACCGGGAATGATTACGGTAGATTTTCAAAAGCCGCGGCATTAACAGGCCTGATGAAATTGTACATGCATGATAAGCAATGGGACAAGGCCGTAACTGTAGGGCAACAAATTAAAACCCTGGGCTACTCGCTAGACGAAAATTACGAAGATGTATTTTCGATCAAGAACAAAGGTGGCGCGTCTAATGAAATTATATTACCGATTGTTTGTACCGCCACCGGTGGAGATCAATATACAAACATGTGGTTGGCACATGCCTTACCGGCCGATTATAAGGATCCTTCAGGTATTAATCTTACAGCTTGGGGTGGTTATAAAATGCCTTGGAAATCGTACGATAAGTTTGATCCGGCTGATAAAAGGTTGAACGTTTTATTGGAAGAATACCCGGTCGGGAAAGATCCTGCTGGAAATACTATTTATAAAAATGCCCGTACAGCGGGAGATATTGGCGCAGTGCCGGTAAAATTCGCACCGGATCCATCGAAAGCGAACGCGCAAAAAAGCGCGGTAGATTTCCCTGTATACCGCTACGCAGATGTATTGTTGATGCTCGCGGAAAGTATTAATGAATCGAACGGCGGCCCTAACCAGGAGGCTTATGATGCTATCAATGCCGTAAGGCACCGTGCCGGTGTAGATTCAATCCCGATGGGCTTAAATAAAACCCAGTTCCTGGATAAGGTTAAAGATGAACGCCTGTTTGAATTATGGGGTGAAGGATGGAGACGGGATGATTTGATCCGTTGGAACATGTTTATACAAAGAGCTGTTGATGACGGTTCAGCTACTGCCGAGCCTTATAAAGTGCTTTACCCGCTTCCAAGAAGTGCTGTGAATCAAAGTAACGGGGTTATTAAACAGAATGAATTTTATAATTAG